Proteins found in one Zea mays cultivar B73 chromosome 1, Zm-B73-REFERENCE-NAM-5.0, whole genome shotgun sequence genomic segment:
- the LOC103636545 gene encoding membrane-anchored ubiquitin-fold protein 1 encodes MSGVQEQFEIKFRLPDGTDIGPRRFPPASTVATLKETIIAQWPKDKEKGPRTVNDLKLINAGKILENNKTLSECKSPICDFSAMTTMHVVIRAPTSSKQSDKRAEKKAKNFRCGCAIM; translated from the exons ATGTCCGGCGTACAGGAGCAGTTCGAGATCAAGTTCCGGCTGCCGGACGGCACCGACATCGGACCCAGGCGGTTCCCGCCGGCGTCCACCGTCGCCACGCTCAAGGAGACCATCATCGCCCAGTGGCCCAAAG ATAAGGAAAAAGGTCCTAGGACTGTGAATGATCTTAAGCTTATTAATGCTGGGAAGATACTGGAGAACAACAAAACCCTATCAGAATGCAAAAGCCCGATTTGCGACTTCTCTGCGATGACAACAATGCATGTCGTCATCCGCGCACCGACTTCAAGCAAACAGTCTG ATAAAAGAGCAGAAAAGAAAGCGAAAAATTTCAGGTGCGGTTGTGCCATTATGTGA